In Platichthys flesus chromosome 21, fPlaFle2.1, whole genome shotgun sequence, the following are encoded in one genomic region:
- the LOC133932849 gene encoding leukocyte elastase inhibitor-like, which yields MASSDALSKANTSFCLDLFKKLSDKDKAANVFYSPFSISSALAMLMLGARGNTHTQMSEVLSFCEAVKPQPGGAKQRQMQEQVQMQIQKSLKTQNCLDDVHGDFSKLLKTLNQAGAPYSLSVANRLYGEQSYQFVEDFIGETRKHYNAELESVDFKTGSEAARLKINGWVEEQTQDKIKDLLPGGAVHDMTRMVLVNAIYFKGDWNKQFEESATRDAQFRLNKNESKQVKMMYQNTTLPLGLIAEPNCQVLEIPYKEKELSMLIFLPMDIDDSSTGLEKLEKELTYENFVEWTHSDRLSHSKVEVGLPRFKMEESYDMNDVLISMGMVDAFDSGMCDFSGMSPSNDLVLSNVIHKAFVEVNEEGTEAAAATAIMVGITSVIHRERFIADQPFLFFIRHNHTKSVLFAGRYCSPQ from the exons ATGGCATCATCAGACGCTCTGTCCAAGGCCAACACCAGCTTCTGTCTGGATCTGTTCAAGAAGCTGAGTGACAAGGACAAGGCAGCAAATGTCTTTTACTCTCCATTTAGCATCTCCTCAGCCCTGGCTATGCTGATGCTGGGGGCcagaggcaacacacacacacagatgtcagag GTCCTCAGCTTCTGTGAGGCAGTGAAGCCGCAGCCGGGAGGAGCCAAACAGAGACAGATGCAGGAGCAGGTGCAGATGCAGATCCAGAAG AGTCTAAAGACCCAGAACTGTCTGGATGACGTCCACGGTGACTTCAGTAAACTGCTGAAGACACTCAACCAGGCAGGCGCACCGTACTCCCTCAGTGTTGCCAACAGACTGTACGGGGAGCAGTCCTACCAGTTTGTAgag GATTTCATAGGAGAAACCAGGAAGCACTACAATGCAGAGTTGGAGTCTGTGGACTTCAAAACCGGTTCTGAAGCAGCAAGGCTCAAAATCAACGGCTGGGTGGAGGAGCAGACACAAG ATAAAATTAAGGATTTGCTGCCTGGGGGCGCAGTGCACGATATGACCCGTATGGTGCTGGTCAATGCCATCTACTTCAAAGGGGACTGGAACAAGCAGTTTGAAGAGAGTGCCACGAGAGATGCTCAGTTCAGACTCAACAAG AATGAGTCAAAGCAAGTGAAGATGATGTATCAGAATACTACTTTACCCTTGGGCCTCATCGCTGAACCCAACTGCCAG GTCTTGGAGATCCCTTACAAAGAGAAGGAGCTAagcatgctcatctttctcccCATGGATATAGACGACAGTTCAACTGGTCTGGAGAAG ctggagaaggagctgacCTACGAGAACTTTGTGGAGTGGACTCATTCAGACAGGTTGTCTCACTCTAAAGTTGAGGTGGGCCTGCCTCGGTTCAAGATGGAGGAGAGTTATGACATGAATGATGTCCTGATCAGCATGGGCATGGTGGATGCCTTTGATTCGGGCATGTGTGACTTCTCAG GCATGTCCCCTTCCAATGACCTGGTGCTGTCAAACGTTATCCACAAGGCTTTTGTTGAGGTCAATGAGGAGGGAACCGAGGCTGCTGCGGCCACTGCTATAATGGTGGGGATCACTTCTGTAATCCATAGAGAAAGATTCATAGCAGACCAAcccttcctcttctttatcCGACATAACCACACCAAGAGCGTTCTGTTTGCCGGCCGCTACTGCTCCCCTCAGTGA